The proteins below are encoded in one region of Gadus macrocephalus chromosome 14, ASM3116895v1:
- the ahctf1 gene encoding protein ELYS isoform X3, translating to MLDLSAQVTSNLVPFPGVTIQALGEDEIILDSVLQGKFTVGRGGVAWLSCGPQLEVVDAATGVRLSAYCFSGEGDHPPNILAARDFSWLKRSGLLVGLEEVEGSMLCLYDLGLSRVVKAVVIPGRITSIEPLVSYGGASTTTQHLHQSLRWFFGIAAVVTDLGHVLLVDLCLDDLSCSQSELEASDLEVVTKSPAEIPRLREASGRQGRHLCLQLSGPSGTKATALQYISRTNQVAVGFADGYLQLWNMKTLKKEYHSQLEAGQVPVYAFTFQEPENDPRNCCYLWAVQSAQELEGDVVSLHLLQLAFSERKCMASGKILYEGLEYCEERYSQDVSGTAFPLRAQATNTRLLSCQTIEKFRPHPDRDDSMNEAASPDTSVSIFSWQVKAYGQGKPTTCIGVFDINRWYHAQMPDSLRAGETLHSCPYFAVWSLDPVVEMVSPRPLLDVVVHDRSLSRGLPCTWPPPEQFFNPTTYNFDATCLLNSGVVHLTCSGHQKETLSFLKKAAPCSSDFICSSYTRCLMSGLLSSRLADSHLAAPSQEEQLDAILWTAVETSSLGLITGCIKQWTSEEQPGSALNLRFILEWAWNKVVSTKEELDGICAPLFDSSSNFTDPQTLQLLQHSQRLLGNLSAIFHCLLSEAQELTQRGLVGLMNKNLVSSLISQYAQVVLWFCRTGLLPEGSDEDALQISRPFYTHGVVSSYYTIRREDLTRLAKGKWCADCLMIDGLVSQCGERLVNLWKRDDGGTGQYPPPTLHALLDIYLLEDMDVAAKHAIVIYLLLDVMYSFPNKGGASVESFPTAFALPIGLVKLVQGLWLLDHHDHQSSVELLLHPTTSQCHFPWQHERVLQALMCQGQHAVALRYLHVTKPPLSSSAQAKLCLSVLLHNRCLVEALSMLRQHSTRLSMDQLLAFLYESCQELGLIKELLRLPLSPTEQECLERFLQGTGGLQNRELLMVHYLQQANYIPALQLNQGLKTNLMNERDPKVKERSNSRNALLDQYWKVLPRVQRRMAMERAKPYSHPATSHREVNRPQPLSSMAKRSANDKVMSRAGFISNVLTKIEEVWLGKGATPTSSPLRSPRASESLSPSPRPYSRTLSDPFLGTPIAVTARRKSRLVDLVVRPSSQTPGSLLSPVRAPGSQGVPPRSIARAPELSLLHTPQVVRRARALVASGSVFSAFTPHSILRSSLRPTPVATPSASPGRSVTPPLRGAKESRIAFIERTSSPEMRKGPSPWSNGTAADSEISLLTRGSPLPGGPLKPWASRAEGGAGEATPRVTFMPPAGGVPSPQLRGSDSDASSLEELPESRGALSLSLPPGALPGRLSLGLETSLTSVLSSDSTLEFHDAPLGEDREEGDVLVVSLKTPQDGGTEKSVASADEEEEEEEEEEDILVVSLKTPQDGETEKSVASTDEEEEEEEEDILVVSLKTPQDGETEKSVASADEEEEEEEDILVVSLKTPQDGETEKSVASTDDEEKVEEVVVDEEEEEQQKSEEEDAQGEMASQEDEKTVSPRQAEGAVEEEVLETRLEEEDGGGGSAGQQDMVIDMDLETCRIKVEEVLRPAADQGTVDAVVCDARVEDLDRTEKTFEYSEFTEHLEVTQASEPQHEPTELLEPTTDLTEFVDRNLFGDDLSSPLLTRSGIHETPEHWSSFTSDDVLPEEKEPAADVPTLSSQKSVTSITSSELSGSESHSVVSLNDTEELSSAASEEEEEEEEDGEEGSEESEEEKEEEEEDSGSEVEIIEEVQGNRPMFSLQPGPPAPLFEEEGLPHFLGGPTEDLSLVPSEAELKMVADGEVVMVRLGGLDGADAVDAGTLTELKPSATLLVPLELVEGHEHSLVDGAQVGLTVLGKESEADSPTSGAHGSFSLMLEVEDVDSDADTLPLENHQNALELAVQGITDQLTAPPEDLLQDMSESQGPLHLLMEEDSVVEAEAPKVVEAEAPEVVEAEAPEVVEAEAPEVVKAEAPEVVEAEAPEVVEAEAPEVVEAEAPEVVEAEAPEVVEAEAPEVVEAEAPEVVEAEAPEVVEAEAPEVVEAEAPEVVEAEAPEVVEAEAPEVVEAEAPEVVEAEAPEVVEAEAPEVVEAEAPLVKAADPVLQAADLVEVTEPVLEAEVPVLEAEDSEEEAADSEEEAADLGLEAEDSEEEAADLGLEAEDSEEEAADLELEVEDPVAEVDIQESMERDCLMEPGEQSPQPDLSASFSPHYMASHNVYEEGAEEVSQLFTTELGSEEEPESDTISLAVTSRTVAAGRFTALEAMMEDTTHAPSEDFFADDGMAKDLEETIPEGSLPEQTDGGAEVPPVFQNTETVATLQEEREQVDPEENTVEGAEEFLKLQEESRRRSRKRGSEDQGGKDGHVRQVFSSEDPADPEPSSEEPAVKKAPATPTRRATRGRKTVSWTAPPTEVVQEEEEEEEEEVGDVSMTSLRSGTRVRRQSAIAQHPANTPRRSARKTPTRRPIEREVEEVDEEGEEPVNNDLIAPKATPAKRRTPQKASPSRVGRKSRGRALEEVEEVEEAEEEAVNNVHHEDESRAKGPPPAKRRTRQGATPTRASRRKSSVGEAEPLEEEEPLEEEQGATGFTRISRIRYSEARPVLLEVEEEEEEEEEEEVVKKAAASSSPSRGTRASSRASLSAPPQVKPVSQARARGRSSAAKPLEADAQPGEAPPTPGSRRLTRSRLWEQAEEDLPFLDPPLEVDSQTPVADALIKRLQDEEEKEAGGAAGKRRASANRRRTKASVERDPSPAAATDPHPDPHPDPEPEKDAAKHSFIYSPSRRRTRNNRGGSPILSEADLPVNRRQRHAAPNPAQNKDEAVTTATVKKSRTAIKSSAKSKAVLVPLAMVELISPLPSPAAAAAAPPAQRRPGEPAAAGVGVNQRRKRIMEAVFTKPVTRRKKL from the exons ATGCTGGACCTGAGCGCTCAGGTCACCAGCAACCTGGTGCCCTTCCCAGGAGTGACCATCCAGGCTCTCGGCGAGGATGAGATCATCCTGGACTCAGTGCTGCAGGGGAAGTTCACAGTCG GGCGTGGCGGGGTGGCCTGGCTGTCCTGCGGCCCCCAGCTGGAGGTGGTCGATGCGGCCACAGGGGTGCGTCTGTCTGCCTACTGCTTCAGCGGGGAAGGGGACCATCCACCCAACATCCTCGCTGCCCGGGACTTCAGCTGGCTCAAAAG GTCAGGGCTGCTGGTCGGTCTGGAGGAGGTCGAGGGCAGCATGCTGTGTCTCTACGACCTCGGACTGTCCCGGGTCGTCAAGGCCGTGGTCATACCGGGCCGG ATCACCTCCATCGAGCCACTGGTGAGCTACGGAGgggccagcaccaccacccagcacctccaccagagCCTGCGCTGGTTCTTTGGGATCGCCGCCGTGGTCACGGACCTGGGTCACGTTCTGCTGGTGGACCTGTGTCTGGACGACCTGTCCTGCAGTCAGAGTGAACTGGAGGCCTCGG ACCTGGAGGTGGTGACCAAGTCCCCGGCGGAGATCCCCCGGCTGAGGGAGGCCAGCGGCAGGCAGGGGCGCCACCTGTGTCTGCAGCTCAGCGGGCCCAGCGGCACCAAGGCCACCGCCCTGCAGTACATCTCCAGGACCAACCAGGTCGCCGTGGGCTTCGCCGATGGATACCTGCAGCTGTGGAACATGAAGACACTGAAGAAGGA GTACCATTCCCAGTTGGAAGCTGGACAGGTGCCCGTCTATGCGTTCACCTTCCAGGAACCAGAAAACGACCCCAGGAACTGCTGCTATCTCTGGGCAGTCCAGTCGGCGCAGGAGCT TGAGGGTGACGTGGTGAGCCTTCATTTGCTGCAGCTGGCCTTCAGTGAGAGGAAATGCATGGCATCTGGAAAGATTCTCTATGAG GGTCTGGAGTACTGCGAGGAGCGCTACAGCCAGGATGTCAGCGGTACGGCCTTCCCCCTGAGGGCCCAGGCCACCAACACGCGCCTACTGAGCTGTCAGACCATCGAGAAGTTCAGACCCCACCCCGACCGGGACGACAGCATGAACGAGG CTGCGTCCCCAGACACCAGCGTCTCCATCTTCAGCTGGCAGGTGAAGGCCTACGGTCAGGGGAAGCCCACCACCTGCATCGGGGTCTTTGACATCAACCGCTGGTACCACGCCCAGATGCCTGACTCCCTGAG AGCGGGAGAGACTCTCCACAGCTGTCCCTACTTCGCTGTGTGGTCTCTGGACCCCGTGGTGGAGATGGTCTCCcctcgccccctgctggacgtcGTGGTGCATGACCGCAGCCTGAGCAGAGGCCTGCCCTGCACCTGGCCCCCCCCAGAGCAGTTCTTCAACCCCACTACATACAACTTCG ATGCCACCTGCTTGCTGAACTCTGGAGTCGTTCACCTAACCTGCTCCGGGCATCAGAAAGAG accCTGAGTTTCCTGAAGAAGGCCGCGCCCTGCTCCAGCGACTTCATCTGCAGCAGCTACACCCGCTGCCTGATGTCCGGCCTGCTGTCGTCCCGCCTGGCCGACAGCCACCTCGCCGCTCCCTCCCAG GAGGAACAGCTGGACGCCATCCTGTGGACGGCGGTGGAGACCAGCTCTCTGGGCCTCATCACAGGCTGCATCAAGCAGTGGACGTCCGAGG AGCAACCGGGCTCCGCTCTGAACCTGCGCTTCATCCTGGAGTGGGCCTGGAACAAGGTGGTCAGCACCAAGGAGGAGCTGGACGGCATCT GTGCGCCCCTGTTCGACAGCTCCTCAAACTTCACGGACCCCCAGAcgctgcagctgctgcagcacAGCCAGAGGCTCCTGGGGAACCTCAGCGCCATCTTCCACTGCCTGCTGAGCGAGGCCCAGGAGCTGACCCAGAGAG GGCTGGTTGGGCTGATGAACAAGAACCTGGTGTCCAGCCTGATCTCCCAGTACGCCCAGGTGGTGCTGTGGTTCTGCCGCACCGGCCTGCTCCCCGAGGGGTCCG ACGAAGACGCCCTCCAGATCTCCAGGCCCTTCTACACGCACGGAGTCGTCAGCAGCTACTACACCATCCGCAGGGAGGACCTCACCCGGCTGGCCAA GGGCAAGTGGTGCGCGGACTGCTTGATGATTGACGGCTTGGTTAGCCAatgcggcgagcggctggtcaaCCTGTGGAAGAGGGATGACGGCGGAACCGGGCAGTACCCGCCTCCAACGCTGCAT GCCCTGCTGGACATATATCTCCTGGAGGATATGGACGTAGCTGCCAAACACGCCATT GTGATCTATCTGCTGCTGGATGTCATGTACTCCTTCCCCAACAAAGGGGGGGCCTCCGTAGAGTCCTTCCCCACCGCCTTCGCCCTCCCCATCGGCCTGGTCAAACTGGTCCAGGGCCTCTGGCTGCTtgaccaccacgaccaccag AGCTCGGTGGAGCTGCTCCTGCACCCAACTACCTCCCAGTGCCACTTCCCCTGGCAGCACGAGAGGGTCCTGCAGGCCCTGATGTGCCAGGGCCAGCACGCCGTGGCCCTCCGCTACCTCCACGTCACCAAGCCCCCGCTGTCCTCCAGCGCCCAGGCCAAGCTCTGCCTCTCTGTGCTGCTGCACAACCG gtgcCTTGTGGAGGCGCTGTCCATGCTGCGGCAGCACTCCACACGCCTCAGCATGGACCAGCTGCTGGCCTTCCTGTACGAGAGCTGCCAGGAGCTGGGCCTCATCAAGGAGCTGCTGAGGCTGCCCCTCAGCCCCACCGAGCAG gaGTGTTTGGAGAGGTTCCTTCAGGGTACGGGCGGTCTGCAGAACAGAGAGCTGCTCATGGTCCACTACCTGCAGCAGGCCAACTACATCCCCGCCCTGCAGCTCAACCAGGGCCTGAAGACCAACCTGATG AACGAGAGGGACCCCAAGGTGAAGGAGCGCTCCAACAGTAGGAACGCTCTCCTGGACCAATACTGGAAGGTTCTGCCCCGAGTGCAGAGACGGATGGCCATGGAGCGGGCCAAGCCCTACAGCCACCCTGCCACCAGCCACCGAGAAG TGAACCGGCCCCAGCCGCTGTCCAGCATGGCCAAGCGCTCGGCCAACGACAAGGTGATGTCCAGGGCCGGCTTCATCAGCAACGTGCTCACCAAGATCGAGGAGGTGTGGCTCGGCAAAGGGGCCACGCCCACCAGCTCGCCGCTGAGGAG ccccagggcCTCCGAGTCCCTGAGCCCCAGTCCCAGGCCCTACTCCCGCACCCTTAGTGATCCATTCCTGGGAACTCCCATCGCCGTGACCGCCAGGAGAAAGTCCAG GCTGGTCGACCTGGTGGTCCGTCCCTCAAGCCAGACCCCCGGGTCCCTCCTCAGCCCCGTCAGGGCCCCTGGCTCCCAGGGGGTCCCCCCTCGAAGCATCGCCCGGGCCCCTGAGCTCAGCCTGCTGCACACGCCGCAGGTGGTCAGG CGTGCGCGGGCTCTGGTGGCGTCGGGCAGCGTGTTCTCGGCCTTCACGCCTCACTCCATCCTGCGCAGCAGCCTGCGGCCCACGCCCGTGGCCACGCCCTCGGCCTCGCCCGGCCGCTCCGTCACCCCCCCGCTCCGCGGCGCCAAGGAGAGCCGCATCGCCTTCATCGAGCGGACGTCCTCTCCCGAGATGAGGAAGGGCCCGTCCCCCTGGAGCAACGGG ACGGCGGCTGACAGTGAAATCAGCCTGTTGACGCGCGGCTCCCCGCTGCCCGGCGGCCCCCTGAAGCCCTGGGCCTCCCGGGCTGAAGGGGGCGCCGGGGAGGCGACCCCGCGGGTCACGTTCATGCCCCCGGCGGGCGGGGTCCCCTCGCCTCAGCTCCGGGGCTCGGACAGCGACGCGTCCTCCCTGGAGGAGCTCCCGGAGAGCCGGGGCGCGCTGTCGCTGTCGCTGCCGCCGGGGGCGCTGCCAGGGCGGCTGAGCCTGGGTCTGGAGACCAGCCTGACCTCCGTCCTGTCGTCGGACTCCACCCTCGAGTTCCACGACGCACCCCTCGGAGAAGATCGGGAGGAAGGGGACGTACTAGTGGTGAGCCTCAAAACACCACAagatggagggacagagaagTCCGTCGCCTCCgctgacgaggaggaggaggaggaggaggaggaagaggacataCTCGTGGTAAGCCTCAAAACACCACAAGATGGAGAGACTGAGAAGTCCGTCGCCTCCactgacgaggaggaggaggaggaggaagaggacataCTCGTGGTAAGCCTCAAAACACCACAAGATGGAGAGACTGAGAAGTCCGTCGCCTCCgctgacgaggaggaggaggaggaagaggacataCTCGTGGTGAGCCTCAAAACACCACAAGATGGAGAGACTGAGAAGTCCGTCGCCTCCACTGACGacgaggagaaggtggaggaagtggtggtggatgaggaggaggaggaacagcaaAAGAGTGAAGAAGAGGATGCCCAGGGAGAGATGGCATCTCAAGAAGATGAGAAAACGGTTAGCCCTCGACAAGCTGAAGGGGCGGTGGAGGAAGAGGTTCTAGAAAcgcgcctggaggaggaggatggcggAGGCGGGTCGGCTGGTCAGCAGGACATGGTCATCGACATGGACTTGGAAACATGTCGCATCAAAGTGGAGGAGGTTCTGCGTCCGGCCGCGGATCAGGGAACGGTTGACGCCGTGGTCTGTGACGCCCGTGTAGAAGATCTGGACCGGACGGAGAAGACCTTTGAGTATTCTGAGTTCACCGAACACCTGGAAGTAACACAAGCCAGCGAACCCCAGCATGAGCCCACAGAGCTGCTGGAACCCACTACAG ATCTCACAGAGTTCGTCGACCGCAATCTATTCGGAGACGACCTGTCATCTCCCCTGCTGACGCGTTCTGGTATCCACGAGACGCCAGAGCACTGGAGCTCCTTCACCAG TGACGATGTGCTGCCGGAAGAGAAGGAGCCTGCTGCTGACGTCCCCACGCTGAGCAGCCAGAAGTCTGTgacctccatcacatcctcagAGCTGTCGGGCAGTGAATCACATT CTGTGGTGAGCCTGAACGACACGGAGGAGCTCTCCAGCGCtgcctcagaggaggaggaagaggaggaggaggatggagaggaggggtcGGAAGAGTCtgaggaagaaaaggaggaggaagaggaggactctGGCAGCGAGGTGGAGATCATTGAAGAGGTTCAGGGCAACAGGCCCATGTTCTCCCTCCAGCCCGGACCCCCTGCCCCTCTCTTTGAGGAGGAAGGACTTCCCCACTTCCTGGGCGGGCCTACAGAGGACCTCTCGCTGGTTCCTTCCGAGGCTGAGCTGAAG ATGGTGGCTGACGgagaggtggtgatggtgaggcTTGGGGGGCTCGACGGGGCTGACGCAGTGGACGCCGGGACCTTGACGGAGCTCAAACCCTCCGCCACACTGCTGGTGCccctggagctggtggagggacACGAGCACAGCCTGGTGGACGGGGCCCAGGTCGGCCTCACCGTGCTGGGGAAGGAGAGCGAGGCGGACAGCCCCACCTCTGGAGCTCACGGCTCCTTCTCCCTcatgctggaggtggaggacgtggACTCTGACGCAGACACGCTGCCACTGGAGAACCACCAGAACGCCCTGGAGCTCGCAGTACAAGGGATCACTGATCAACTCACTGCCCCGCCTGAAGACCTTCTCCAAGACATGAGTGAGTCTCAGGGCCCGCTCCACCTTCTGATGGAGGAAGACTCa gtggtggaggctgaggctccaaaggtggtggaggctgaggctccagaggtggtggaggctgaggctccagaggtggtggaggctgaggctccagaggtggTGAaggctgaggctccagaggtggtggaggctgaggctccagaggtggtggaggctgaggctccagaggtggtggaggctgaggctccagaggtggtggaggctgaggctccagaggtggtggaggctgaggctccagaggtggtggaggctgaggctccagaggtggtggaggctgaggctccagaggtggtggaggctgaggctccagaggtggtggaggctgaggctccagaggtggtggaggctgaggctccagaggtggtggaggctgaggctccagaggtggtggaggctgaggctccagaggtggtggaggctgaggctccagaggtggtggaggctgaggctccagaggtggtggaggctgaaGCCCCACTAGTGAAAGCTGCAGATCCAGTCCTGCAGGCAGCAGATCTAGTGGAGGTAACAGAGCCAGTGCTGGAGGCTGAAGTCCCCGTGCTGGAGGCTGAAGactcagaggaggaggcagcagactcagaggaggaggcagcagaC CTAGGGTTGGAGGCTGAAGactcagaggaggaggcagcagaCCTAGGGTTGGAGGCTGAAGactcagaggaggaggcagcagaCCTAGAGTTGGAGGTTGAAGACCCCGTGGCAGAAGTAGACATCCAGGAGTCGATGGAGAGGGATTGCCTGATGGAGCCGGGGGAACAGAGTCCTCAGCCCGACTTGTCTGCTTCCTTCTCACCTCACTACATGGCATCACACAATGTGTATGAAGAGGGTGCAGAAGAAGTGAGTCAACTGTTCACTACAGAGCTCGGTTCCGAGGAGGAACCGGAGTCTGACACCATCTCACTGGCCGTCACAAGTCGGACGGTAGCGGCCGGCAGGTTCACCGCACTGGAGGCGATGATGGAAGACACAACGCACGCACCTTCTGAGGACTTTTTTGCCGACGACGGAATGGCCAAAGATCTCGAAGAGACCATCCCTGAGGGAAGTCTGCCCGAGCAGACGGATGGCGGTGCAGAGGTTCCGCCGGTATTCCAGAACACGGAGACCGTGGCCACGCTTCAGGAAGAGCGAGAGCAGGTCGACCCAGAAGAGAACACGGTGGAGGGAGCCGAAGAGTTCCTCAAGCTGCAGGAGGAGAGCCGGAGGCGGTCCAGGAAGAGGGGGTCTGAGGACCAAGGAGGCAAGGACGGCCACGTCAGGCAGGTCTTCAGCTCAGAAGACCCGGCTGACCCAGAGCCCTCTTCTGAGGAACCCGCGGTGAAGAAAGCCCCCGCCACGCCCACACGaagggccaccagggggcgcaaGACGGTCTCCTGGACCGCTCCCCCCACGGAGGTGgtgcaagaggaggaggaggaggaggaggaggaggtgggggacgtGTCGATGACCTCCCTTCGCAGCGGTACCAGAGTCAGAAGACAAAGCGCAATAGCCCAGCATCCAGCCAACACGCCGCGACGAAGCGCCCGTAAGACCCCCACGCGGCGCCCCAtcgagagggaggtggaggaggtggacgaggagggagaggagcccGTGAACAACGACCTCATCGCCCCAAAGGCCACCCCGGCCAAACGCCGCACGCCCCAGAAGGCCAGTCCGTCGAGGGTCGGCCGCAAGTCCCGCGGCCGcgccctggaggaggtggaggaggtggaggaggcggaggaggaggcggtgaatAACGTCCACCACGAGGACGAGAGCCGCGCCAAGGGCCCCCCGCCGGCCAAACGCCGGACCAGGCAGGGCGCCACGCCCACACGAGCTAGCCGCCGGAAGAGCAGCGTAGGGGAGGCGGAgccactggaggaggaggagccactggaggaggagcagggggccaCAGGCTTCACCCGGATCTCCAGGATCCGCTATTCTGAAGCCCGGCCGGtcctgctggaggtggaggaggaggaggaggaggaggaggaggaggaggtggtgaagaagGCGGCGGCCTCCTCCAGCCCGTCTAGAGGGACGCGGGCGTCCAGCCGGGCCAGCCTCAGTGCCCCGCCCCAG GTCAAGCCTGTGAGCCAAGCCAgagcgagggggcggagctccGCGGCCAAACCCCTGGAGGCCGACGCCCAGCCCGgcgaggccccgcccacccccggCTCCCGCAGGCTGACCCGGAGCCGGCTCTGGGAGCAGGCGGAGGAGGACCTGCCCTTCCTGGACCCGCCCCTGGAGGTGGACTCCCAGACCCCCGTGGCCGACGCCCTCATCAAGAGGCtgcaggacgaggaggagaaggaag CAGGAGGTGCTGCCGGTAAGAGGAGGGCGAGCGCCAACAGGAGGAGAACCAAGGCGTCAGTGGAGCGCGACCCCTCCCCCGCCGCGGCTACGGACCCCCACCCGGACCCCCACCCGGACCCCGAGCCCGAGAAGGACGCCGCAAAACACTCATTCATCTACTCGCCCTCGCGCAGGAGAACCAGGA ACAACAGAGGCGGTTCTCCCATCCTGAGTGAGGCGGACCTTCCTGTGAACAGACGCCAACGCCATGCTGCTCCTAACCCTGCCCAG aACAAAGATGAAGCCGTAACCACGGCAACCGTTAAAAAGTCCAGAACGGCGATCAAATCATCAGCCAA GTCTAAGGCGGTGTTGGTGCCCCTAGCGATGGTGGAGCTGATCTCCCCCCTGCCCagcccggccgccgccgccgccgcgccccccGCCCAGAGGCGGCCCGGggagcccgccgccgccggcgtgGGCGTGAACCAGCGGCGCAAACGCATCATGGAGGCCGTCTTCACCAAACCCGTCACCCGCAGGAAAAAACTCTGA